In Isoptericola jiangsuensis, the following proteins share a genomic window:
- the htpX gene encoding zinc metalloprotease HtpX → MGHQHFNGLKTVLLFGVLWAVLLGLWALFFRGSQGMLFLFTALGLIGTFVGYWNSDKIAIKAMHAYPVTELEAPEMYRIVRELSTVARQPMPRLYISPTQAPNAFATGRNPKNAAVCCTEGILRILDERELRGVLGHELMHVYNRDILTSSVASALAGVITSLAQFLLFFGGGDRREGGNPLAALALAILAPFAAMLIQMAISRTREYDADEDGAKLTGDPLALASALRKLESGTSAAPLPQTQPLENVSHLMIANPFRGGGMAKLFATHPPMNERIARLEKMAGGTGFGPGGITRY, encoded by the coding sequence GTGGGTCATCAGCACTTCAACGGCCTCAAGACGGTGCTGCTCTTCGGGGTGCTGTGGGCGGTGCTCCTGGGCCTGTGGGCGCTGTTCTTCCGCGGCAGCCAGGGGATGCTGTTCCTGTTCACCGCGCTGGGTCTGATCGGCACGTTCGTCGGGTACTGGAACTCCGACAAGATCGCGATCAAGGCGATGCACGCCTACCCCGTGACCGAGCTCGAGGCGCCGGAGATGTACCGCATCGTGCGCGAGCTCTCCACGGTGGCGCGCCAGCCCATGCCCCGCCTCTACATCTCGCCCACCCAGGCGCCCAACGCGTTCGCGACCGGTCGCAACCCGAAGAACGCGGCCGTGTGCTGCACCGAGGGCATCCTGCGGATCCTCGACGAGCGCGAGCTGCGCGGCGTGCTCGGCCACGAGCTCATGCACGTCTACAACCGCGACATCCTCACCTCGTCGGTCGCGTCGGCGCTCGCGGGCGTCATCACGTCGCTGGCGCAGTTCCTGCTGTTCTTCGGCGGGGGCGACCGCCGCGAGGGCGGCAACCCGCTCGCCGCGCTCGCGCTGGCGATCCTCGCGCCGTTCGCCGCGATGCTCATCCAGATGGCGATCTCCCGCACCCGTGAGTACGACGCCGACGAGGACGGCGCCAAGCTCACCGGCGACCCCCTCGCGCTGGCGTCCGCGCTGCGCAAGCTGGAGAGCGGCACGTCGGCGGCACCGCTGCCGCAGACGCAGCCCCTGGAGAACGTCTCGCACCTCATGATCGCCAACCCGTTCCGCGGCGGCGGCATGGCCAAGCTGTTCGCCACCCACCCGCCGATGAACGAGCGCATCGCCCGCCTCGAGAAGATGGCCGGCGGCACCGGGTTCGGCCCCGGCGGCATCACCCGCTACTGA
- a CDS encoding potassium channel family protein, which produces MSSTPAPPTDRPLDHPDGPATDAPDARPRTGRLDRARAAAGGDGAGDRFARWERAVEWPLLVVALLFLVAYAVPVAFPDVPAAVRTACSGVLWLTWVAFVVDYGVRLVLTPRRWHFVRTHPLDLAVIALPLLRPLRLLLLVNALLRINRMGSRHLRGQVVVFAAAGTALLVLTGALAITNAERGVPGSSIANLGDGFWWAIVTMSTVGYGDMFPVTVTGRFVAVGLMIGGIALLGVVTATLASWLVERVDATTEEEHQATRGQVDALHAELAALRAELRDRAVLAPSGPSGTDDATGAPPHGDREADGRR; this is translated from the coding sequence ATGTCCTCGACTCCCGCACCGCCGACCGACCGCCCCCTCGACCACCCCGACGGTCCGGCGACCGACGCGCCGGACGCCCGTCCTCGCACCGGTCGTCTCGACCGGGCCCGGGCCGCCGCGGGCGGCGACGGGGCCGGGGACCGGTTCGCGCGCTGGGAGCGTGCCGTCGAGTGGCCGCTGCTCGTGGTCGCCCTGCTGTTCCTCGTCGCGTACGCCGTCCCCGTCGCGTTCCCCGACGTCCCCGCGGCCGTGCGGACCGCCTGCTCCGGCGTCCTCTGGCTGACCTGGGTGGCGTTCGTCGTCGACTACGGGGTGCGGCTCGTCCTCACGCCGCGGCGGTGGCACTTCGTGCGCACCCACCCGCTGGACCTCGCGGTCATCGCGCTGCCGCTGCTGCGACCCCTGCGGCTGCTGCTGCTCGTCAACGCGCTGCTGCGCATCAACCGGATGGGTTCCCGCCACCTGCGCGGCCAGGTCGTCGTGTTCGCCGCCGCCGGCACCGCGCTGCTCGTCCTCACCGGCGCCCTCGCCATCACCAACGCCGAGCGCGGCGTGCCGGGGTCGTCGATCGCGAACCTCGGTGACGGGTTCTGGTGGGCCATCGTCACGATGTCCACGGTGGGCTACGGGGACATGTTCCCGGTGACGGTCACCGGCCGGTTCGTGGCCGTCGGCCTCATGATCGGCGGCATCGCGCTCCTCGGTGTCGTCACGGCGACGCTCGCGTCCTGGCTGGTGGAGCGCGTGGACGCCACCACGGAGGAGGAGCACCAGGCCACCCGCGGCCAGGTGGACGCGCTGCACGCCGAGCTCGCCGCGCTGCGCGCCGAGCTGAGGGACCGGGCCGTCCTCGCGCCGTCCGGCCCGTCCGGGACGGACGACGCCACGGGCGCGCCGCCGCACGGCGACCGGGAGGCCGACGGGCGCCGCTGA